From one Triticum urartu cultivar G1812 chromosome 3, Tu2.1, whole genome shotgun sequence genomic stretch:
- the LOC125546856 gene encoding protein FAR1-RELATED SEQUENCE 5-like, producing the protein MAYFDEKAKEDPDFFYRIRLDDEDRVRNMYWVDGAARRAYKHFRDCISFDATYLTNMYKMPCAPFIGINNHNQSLQFGCGLVRNEDTDGYVWLFKTFLECMDGLAPMNIITDQDFSMRAGIEEVFPLAVHRHCRWDIIKKAEETLGPFFADRPELHKAFELCMDHSLTVEEFERSWMAMTETHQTTQRSEGFNAVLKRYVSPGNSLLQFAKQYTALQQKILGSELQQEATTALKQPKLLTYLPIERQMSKIYTNKIFNKFQEEIKRASMFTAFQVDEHMFKVCSILGMSDSKPEDPDKGRNYFVKASIGEGEYYCQCCKFERDGIVCCHILKVMGMNAVTRMPRHFIRRRWTWDADDALAPQTTHAVLAVHDERPESTMEVVRHVVLTKNYAELIDEACKSDETVRVAEKHKKALKRELDEIKKRKAEEALHRFPRTSSVPSSMGPSSENSEIGSGTASTQTQVRNPPRSITKGRPREIRYKSGLEIQAKHKKTKKGAGNP; encoded by the exons ATGGCCTACTTTGATGAGAAAGCGAAGGAAGATCCAGATTTCTTCTACAGGATAAGGTTGGACGATGAGGACCGTGTCAGGAACATGTATTGGGTGGATGGTGCTGCAAGGAGAGCCTACAAACATTTCCGAGATTGCATTTCATTCGACGCGACGTACCTCACCAATATGTACAAGATGCCATGCGCTCCGTTCATAGGAATAAATAACCACAATCAGTCGTTGCAGTTCGGCTGCGGGCTCGTCCGGAACGAAGACACGGACGGGTACGTTTGGCTGTTCAAGACCTTCTTGGAGTGCATGGATGGACTTGCTCCGATGAACATAATAACAGACCAAGATTTCAGCATGCGTGCAGGCATAGAGGAGGTCTTTCCGTTGGCAGTGCACAGGCACTGCAGGTGGGACATTATAAAGAAGGCTGAGGAGACGCTAGGACCGTTCTTTGCTGACCGTCCAGAGCTGCACAAGGCATTCGAGCTGTGCATGGACCACAGCTTGACGGTGGAGGAGTTTGAAAGGAGCTGGATGGCCATGACTGAAACACATCAA ACTACGCAGCGCAGTGAGGGGTTCAATGCTGTTTTGAAGCGGTACGTCAGCCCTGGCAACTCATTGCTACAGTTTGCCAAGCAGTACACAGCTTTGCAACAAAAAATTCTGGGATCTGAGCTACAGCAAGAAGCGACCACGGCACTAAAGCAGCCAAAATTGCTAACGTATTTACCGATAGAGAGGCAAATGAGCAAGATATACACCAACAAGATATTTAACAA ATTCCAGGAAGAAATAAAGCGTGCCAGCATGTTCACGGCTTTCCAGGTGGACGAGCATATGTTCAAGGTGTGTTCTATTTTGGGCATGTCAGATTCAAAACCTGAAGACCCGGACAAAGGAAGGAACTACTTCGTCAAAGCCTCGATAGGCGAAGGCGAGTACTACTGCCAATGCTGCAAGTTCGAACGGGACGGCATTGTGTGCTGTCACATACTAAAAGTAATGGGCATGAACGCTGTGACACGGATGCCCCGCCATTTCATAAGGCGTCGATGGACTTGGGACGCTGACGATGCGTTGGCGCCGCAGACAACACACGCAGTTCTGGCTGTGCATGACGAGAGACCTGAGTCAACCATGGAAGTCGTGAGGCACGTTGTGCTGACAAAGAACTATGCTGAGCTAATTGATGAAGCGTGCAAGAGTGATGAGACAGTGAGAGTCGCAGAAAAACACAAGAAGGCACTGAAAAGAGAGCTTGATGAGATCAAGAAGAGGAAAGCTGAGGAAGCCTTACACCGGTTCCCTCGCACATCAAGTGTGCCTTCATCCATGGGGCCATCATCTGAAAACTCGGAGATAGGATCTGGAACAGCAAGCACACAGACCCAGGTCAGGAACCCACCCCGTTCTATCACAAAGGGTCGTCCAAGAGAGATAAGGTACAAGTCAGGATTGGAGATCCAAGCAAAACACAAGAAAACGAAGAAAGGGGCGGGCAATCCATGA